DNA from Thunnus thynnus chromosome 2, fThuThy2.1, whole genome shotgun sequence:
gaagaaacatcaaaactcaacgccacgccacagCCACATGCTTCAACCATAACTAAATcctttgataacttttgatcacataGTAGTCTAGATGACATACACTGATATTTAAGTCAttatgatgaattctgtaggaggagttcgttaaaatataAGACATGCAAAATTGCCGAAATTGACCACTAAATTCAAAatagctgacttcctgttgggtttcaGCTATgggtccaagagactttttaTGCGCCCTGgcatgatacatgtgtgtacTGTTTTTCATACATGTAGGTTTAACGTGGGGCGGGGGCTGCTTCGTTGAAATGTTGTAGGGGGCGCTGTAGAGCCATTCTGTCACACTTATGCCAGCCACCGATATGAAATTACAGACTTTAAGAACTGCCATGTGTGTGCatagttttgtgagttttcaagcatgtcttGGCCCTTAAAAACAGCTTCGTATTTTGTGGCAAACAacgtgttgccatggcaacggcttttggtgaaaactcaaaagcttcacgAGTTATCATCATCAAGGTGTTACACCTTGGCTAACCGaatttgatgtgtttctgactaacctgctaggagtagttagCAAGAGAGGCGCTTcaaacttcctgttgccagtaggtagccaagagactttttggtgcgtctggtcatgatacatatgtataccgaatttcgttcttcTACGACAATCCGTGTCGAGGGGCTCAATTGTCTTAATGTTCTAGGGGGCGCTGTCGAGACATTTTGCTCCGCCTTTTtgcgagacccataaaatattaaattttctGCAACCActtctgatgtatgtgcaaagtttaacaacttttcgtgcatgtttaggccctcaaaaatgcgtttgttttggaagaataataatatagaagaaaaataattattcCTTCAGATCCAATAGGGCCTTTGCACCGCttggtgcttgggccctaattataataatgctaataattataatagtaatgctaataataatgataataataataataatataacttGTATGTATATAGCACCTTTTGAAACTACAGTTGCAAAATGCttcacaaacaaagacaaataaaagaaagcagGAGAACAGTCAAATACAAAATTACAGtcaacaaattaaataacacatgaaacaattaaaagtaaagataaaataatggataaaagtaacaaataaaagTACCAGGCTTGGAGCCCTAATAGCAAAAGCCCTGTCACCCTTGGTCTTCAGCCTTGACTGAGGAATAGCTAGCAGGGCCTTAAAAGAGGATCTCAAGCTACGGGCTGGTAAGAAATGATTTAGAAGTTTGATTTAGTAGCTTTGTGCCATACCATGCAGGGCCTTAAAAGTCAAGACTAAAATTTTAAAGCAAATTTTAAAGCAAGAAAGGGAAGCTTAAAAATTGGACGCTGGTTGCTATGGTTGGAGTGATCAGAACCAGGTTTTTTGAGAAGTAGCTGGACACTAGCGGTCTTAAAATAATCGGGAACACATCCAGAAAATAAAGAACTGTTGATGATAGAGCAGGCATGGGCTACAGTATCTAGAACCTCTAATAAAAATTTGGTAGGTATTTTGTCCAGTGGGCTTGATGATGGTGTCATATGTGCAATAGTTCCAGTTAATTATTGGATAGTTATTTccttaaaaacatataaagtaTTCAGCTGAGGACAATACATGGCAGACACAGAAGTGGGGGTGTTAAATTTTGATGGAATGTCATCAATCTTGTCTATGAAAAAGGTTAAAAACCTTTGACAGTCTGCATTTGAAGTAATAGGCACACCAGGAGAACCAGTGGTCGATCAGTGGACTTGAATGGGCATCTAGGCTTGTGCTGGTTGGAAGTGATGAGCtctgaaaaatattttgctcTTGCATCTTTAATTGCACTGTTATAAGATTGTAATAAAAATTTTATAGCTCATAGTGTACCGAGAGCTTTGGTTTCTTCCACTGTCTCTCAACCTTCCTACATTCCCTTTTAATGCCACAGATTCTTTCAGTAATCCAAGGTGATACAATAGATTATTTggatttaaataaacattttagaaGAGAAACCGTATCTTAAGCAATTGTGCACATATCATTGAAGCAGTTCACTAAGTCATTTGTGTTTGAGAGCAAATGTAAGGATTCACCAGACTTCACAAATAATGAGGAAAATTTTGAAGCACTAGTGTCATTAAAGATGCGTGAGCAAATTTCCAGCTTATGAAGATTCCTGTTCACACAGagttaaaaacaagacagagatGATTAGAGATAAAAACATCACTTAAAACCAAAGATGATAAATCCAGATTCAAAGTAAAAACTAAGTCCAATGTATGGCCACATTTATGAGTGGGGCCTGGCACATGTTGAGTGAAATTAAAAGACTCcataatgtttaaaaattcaGTAGCAAAGCCATCAGAAATATCATCAACGTGGATGTCAAAGTCACCAGCAATTGAAACTCTGTCATGATAAACTGAGGATAATAACTGACAGTGTGGGCAAAATCAGTATTGCTGGATTGTGGAGGACGATAAAGGACAAACAACAGGATCTATGCAATAAGATTTTAGGACAAGGGCCTCAAAGCTAGTGAGATTGTTGGAAGGTAACAGgccacatttaaaaagattttttaaatacaacacCTAGCCCACCACCCCGACCACGAGCCCTGGGAGAGCTGATAAAATCATGATCCTGGCGGGTATCATTCTAAAAACAAGCTATGCTCACCTGGTTACCAGGTCTCAGCAAGAAACATAAAGTCAAGATTTTcggataaaataaaatcattttaaataaatgtcttattttaaaGTGGGCATATATTTAAAAGAGCTAATTTGACATCAGAAGTAATAGGCACGGCAGTTTTAGCAACTAGAGAAATACGCCAAAGGTTCCTCTTGGTTAGGTGAGTCTTTCTAAGTACCTGATTTTCAGGCAGGATGACCAAAATTAGAAATTTCAGGTTTCACCAGGTGAAgtttaaaaactctttattttcaagattttttttttttttttttttttttacaataaaaccACATATCCGagagtacatttacattttcttcagaGTATGaatcacaaacattttacagtttccaCTCCATGACAGCAGTTATAGTtcaagtgtaaaaacatttgatttgtatattaatattttcatgaaCAAGTAAATGAAGTGCAAACTATTCTGCATTTTATTGTACTATTCAAAAAGAACAGGGGAGTTAATCAGCTGCAGGTACTTATTTTGAATGACTTGAATGCTGTAGAGAAAAGGgcattaaatcaaataatatcCCATGTACTGATAAATGTGGCACATCACATGACAACATCATTCATCTTCAGGCTGACAGGAGACATTCTGTGTGTCAAAGGGGATCCTGAGGTGATGGATGGAGATGTTCTCCTGACAGCAGGCTGGTTTGTCCCATCTTCACTCACTGCTACTCTTCATccaaacagcaacagcagcacgATACAGACCGAATTCACTGCAATCAATGGCACTGCAGGGCAagtagacacacagtagacGACATGATCAGCATCAGCCATTAGACTTGTGAACAGCCACAGTACAAGAAAGGGTCAGTTTACCTCGTGTATAGACTGATAAATGCACTTTGCCTTTGTGGTGTTGGATATTGTTGGCCAGCTACAGACCGGCCTCTGCCATGAATCCTGTATTTAAACTCTTTCTAACACTGTCATATttgtattctttctttttattatgtGTGTTAATGAATTGTATTGTGTAGTATGTGTCACTCATCGTTTaagagtgagtgaatgagtgtgtgtgtgtggacacatACCTCTCATCACTGTCCTCACAGAGCGAATAAGGTTCATCAGCTGCTCTTTGATACCTGGTTCATCACCAAACCCTCCGACACTTTGGTCCACTCCCCAGCCAACTAATGATcagataatgtaaataaaagaaacatagATTATGCTTAGAATGAGTAGTTTTCTTTAAATTAGAAAGACACTTTTGAAATCGTCATGCTCATTTAGATTATTATTTGAAGAAACTGCAACACGTTTTCTgtctatttgttgttttatcagTATTTTCATTCCAGTTTTGTACTTCAGTCTGTACTGTATCATTGTAGCGCCTCGGCTTTgctaataaagtttattgaagTAGGCTATTTAAACCAGTAGGCTATTAAACCAATATTCATCTGCTATATTAAAACGATATAGAAACTCTCTCTCAGCTGTCCATTGAAGGCAGGTATACCAACTTTAAGCTGCGTTACCTTTTactgaacattaaaatgtttttacatttcctcTGTTTGGTTGCTAGCTGGTTACCACTAGCTAATTTAATGACTAGTTGAAATGACACTTGACGGCGTATATTATTTTACAGCCACTTACTTTTACTTAGAAATCTTTCCTCGTGTAATACAGCCACCGCATTCACACACAGGATTGCAGCTTGAATGAGGGAGTACAAGGAAAAAGCCATGATGTCTCAACAAGCAGTTAGCTGTGAGTTAGCCGAAACTGTTTAGGTCTGACGTAGCCTACGGTGGTGGAGGAAGGACAAACTTCATGAATGCTAAGCATGTTGATTTTTCGCGGTCGTACAGATCAGATACACATTTACCAGGGTGCATTTATCTTGAGTATgcttaaataaaagtatcacCACAATGCAAAATTAGTCAAAAATTAAGTCCTGAATTAAAAGTGTATAAAGTACAATAACCATTATTATGGAAAAAGCATTATCTGTAAAAtgacttaaagatcccctcttgttttcatgtgcttggaataataaatgGTATAATAAAGTcctaaaaaaaatccagaatctatgaatacaCAAATGCTGTTAATTtcaagtttaactgttggacacaagatgtcgcctacttcactgttaagtccagtgtttgtgcactggaggcctcaagtttccacatcacactggccctcaattggctccaaactagtcatgatgtcacaaatcatgctcacaGATACACCCcttaactcagatttaaggtgagcacagagaaattttcccccttcagcagatgaatgtgaaaacagccttttaatGTCagcctctgcacacacatcgtcctacacagtgaagctcaaacatccaactctaggaacaagaagaaaaacacatttttgactagagggggactttaaagcAGCATAAGtaaaatgatgcaaaatgatCTCATCCATAGTATTTAATTGTATTGTTGGATTATAATTGATGCAATAATGTTGGAGGCGTTTTAAATGTAGCTGGTCATGGGGAAGCTAATTTGATTAGTTATATACTGTTGGTAGTTTAATTAGTAAGAATTGCAAACTAGGAACTACAGCTGTCACataaagtggagtaaaaagttTTTCCTGTAAAATGTAGTGAGGTGGATATAAAGTATCATACAATAAACATACTCAAATACCTCAAATTTGTGCTGTAGTAGAGTACTTCGGTAGATGTAGTTACTTCCCACCACTGCTTAGCTACCATCAGTACCTGTGCTACtccacaaattaaaacatctgTTTACAAAAGAGTTATGGTGCAAGTTCAGATAAGTTACAACAAATATACAGAAGTTCTTGTGTTTATCTGAGCAAATACTGTGCAGACTGAATCCATACAGTTTCCCTTATTTAATACAGAATTTGCTGCCAGTCTTCAGCTGTGCAAAAATGATCCACATCATCTACAATCAACAAACACATCCCAGACAGAATCATGAGAATAAAAATCTTTATTAGTGTTTTATGAAGTCTGCATAATATGCCACACGCCTGAGAAGCTtatggtcagaaaaaaaaaaaaaaaaaaagaactgctCTATCAATACCGCCCTCTACTGGTAAAACAACTGCGACATCTACTGTACTGACTGCTTTGCAAAAAGATTACtgttaaatacacacatactgtactacTGTTATGTATATGTACGTCTGGTCCACGTCAGtttttgtaatgtattttttcacattcatatgTTGTAGGCCAAAGATAAAAACAATGTAACACTGGACCCTAACACATGGTTCATTTCCCCAAATCCAAACTTGACTAGGTGCACTTAAAGTACAATCACTAGTGCCAAAAGGTAAACACATTTACACCAAAAAGAAGGGAAATTCTGCCATTATTGTCATTATGTGGCTGTCACAGCATCAGCCACATAATGACAATAATGGCAGAGTTTAAGATAAAAAGTCTtgttgtacatactgtattttatagacagaacaaatacaatacacacattaacacagaaTGTCCCAGTGTGCAGGCACATTTGCGCTTCTTTCCTCATGGAAGAACACTGGTCTCCTCCCATGTTTCTGtaacatttgcaaagccaatTATATCTGGTTGACCTTAACCCGCTTGACTAAGCACCAAAAGGCTACAAGAGGTCATGTGGTTTATTCAAAAAAAGTGAAGAGATGAATGAACGGCCATTGCCAAGTTTTACATGCCTCTGGAATCATTAAAACCTTTACAAGAAAGTAGATTTGGGGTTTTAGGCAAATCAGTTATTTTGTGTACTTTAAATGCACCAGATTTCTTTGGAAAAACAATGAATAGAAACAGGCTACACATCATGTGGGgcagtgatttcttttttttacttttttttttctttttttttttaaaccaagaCAAAGAGCTGCAATTGGAAATGAATTTCAACTAAACCTTTTGGGTAAAACGAAGGAATGATCCATGCCCTCCATGTCACTTTAGAAACAGCTGTGGTCTTGAAAATATTACTTTAATAAAAAGTGAACGACAGAAAATTttaagtatatttatatataaaaatacatgagaATACAAAAAAGTAGCAAAACAATGGGGATATAGGCTAAAAACAGAATGAATTCATTGATACCTTCAATTTCTCCTGGTGAGACTTTTTAATGCTTCGCCTTGGAGAGCCCCAGGACTCCCAGTGTCGtgtcaaagagagaaaaaaagcttttgctAACAGCTGATATTCTCTGGTCCCTGCCCAGTGCACCCTGCAAAAAGCCTGGCCAATGTCTCATTAGCTTCTGTACCAGGCTGTTCAGTGGGGATGCAAATCAACTAAACCCAGGACACTAAGAGTGCCATATAATGACAAAGAAATAAACTACAGCCTGACTGAGTTTGCAGTTTGTTTAGggatttactttttttaaactaacaTTCCTATTTGTCCGTTAAGAAGTATGTCTTACAACGACACACATCAAGAGTTATAAAAGGGCCGTTCTGGCAAACAGTGAAGTCAATTCAATCAAATTTCATAAACACATTGTGGCGTTTCCCTCAGAAGAGAACGGCCACCAAGGCCATCATTTCTTCACTAAGCCAACTCCCCCTGACAAAAAGATGGGGCCAAGTTTCCCAGAGAAAAGTAAACTTAGGTTCAGAACAATGGTTGGGGTGGGCTGGAACAAAAATCATTTTAGCATTCAAGCTCGTGTTACTCATACAAGCAATCTTCAATACTGAGAAACTATTCACAGATATTTTTGGTATTTCCCCTACTTCCTGGACTAAAAAccaatatacattttatttgtaccACAAATAGATCTAATATTAAGGATTTGGGGAAAAGCAATTTAACAAGGTGCATGACATAGATGGGTAACAAagtgccaatttttttttttttactgaaaagtctgtatgtgtgtgttgtgagtgCAACAGTGTAGGtgcatttgtgtgagtgtgtgtgtaaagttaAAAGAGGGATGTGGAACTGGGCCACAAATACTATGAAGAATGTTACAGAAAACTCATTCTGTGGggtttccatttttttcatgaaaggACTTACAAGTTTAGAATTTAATGATCTTTGTAATGGGCTGCGTTTTTTGGGGGCGTTTCCTTAGCTGTTTAGGACATACTGGAGCAGCGTGCAGACGGGGAACCCATCTGGGTCAGAACCTTGTCCAGCCACTGCAGGGGACCGTTCAAATGCAGCTCGATCCAGCATGGAGTGCTTGTGACAGTCTGCCGCCTGTGAAACCAAAGACATACATTTTAATGTCTGAGCTGTGCTGACGCAGCCTTTTCACTCCTAACCACATGTGACTTGAGATATTTAATGCTGTGTTTtagtatgaacagtatgtatTACTGTTTCCAAGAAGAGGATGTTGTGGTTAATAGGTCTCCACTTGAAATGTATTGTgaaggaaatgtgtgtgaaaaCAAGTCTGACTCCCCTTCCCAAATGACAAGAAACATTCCTGGGTTGGATTTAACTATCTGAGTCAAGTGTGATGATGTCCTACATTGTCATTAATGACATAAGCTTCATGCtccaaatgataaaataaataaaacaagtaaaaacttAACAATGCAGCTACTGAGGAAGCATTGAcctaattcattcattaaaatttcatttcTCAATATATCCTTTCTTTAGTGGTAATAAAGCCATTATATGACCAGTAAGTCCAGTCAAAAATCTTTAACTAAAAAATTTCACATTAAACAATTATTTGGTGTATATTTGGTTAAAAATAGTCATAACTACAATGAAATTTTCCACgtttgaaaatcttttttttcatttcaaagtgctacatatccattcatttttaaacaaggCCAGTTTTGGTGGCAGTGCTCACCTGTACTCGGCTCCCCAGCCTTTGACAAAGCTCATGCGGATGGTGCACATCCTTGTGAGCTGGTAGACGGCCTCGAAGCCCTGGTTCACTGACTGAGCAAGCAGGGCTGCAAATTCCTGGTTGTTGAAGATTTTTAGATTACAACCTGAGGGGACAAAGACGTACGCCGGGCAGCAGTTAATGTGGGTTGTCCCAGTGGCTCATAGGgaccaaaaacagaaaaaaatctttggGCCGTAACACACCAAGGTGGCATTTGGCCTTTGTGTGCCAGTGACCAACTTTTGTCCACTGATTTTGTGGCATATTCATCATTATTGCATCTAGTCTTAATTGGTTTGAACTGATCACAAAGACGCCAACTACAAGCTTTCCTGAGATATCTTTCAAGCATAATGGATGTAGATAATTGATACTGAAGCTACATTTTTGAGGTGTTTCAGGGTACATCTGCTGAGTGTGCACAGCCTTGTTCAGCACTGTTTTGATTTACCTGGAAACAGCTACTAATAGTTCTTAAGGTCAACagacaattttttaaaaaatccagcTAATTTCACTGATTGCTACACATGTGACAACTTCAGCTCTTTACCTGGAGGAATTTTACACACTGTTGCTGGATGCCAGCCATACCGCTGATTGCAGTTTGGACTCTGGACAAAGATGGCGCTATCACTTAGGCACTCAGCAAATACTTCCCCTCCAATGTAGTAGAGTCTAACTCCTCTTCctgtaaacacagagacatacacacatcagAATCCATTTGCTCATCAAGTACAATAAAcctttgtcttaaaacaagatttGAGAGTATGCATGTCTATACTGGGGAAATTGTTTTGAAAGCTAATGCAAACTGGAGGAGGCTAACAGGTGGGTTACTGACAATTTATTACTGTGAAGCTACATGAAGCTGTGCCATACCTATGTGCCTCCGGGTCATCTCCACAGTGGCATTCCTGTTGACATTAGACAGCAGGCCCAGGCAGAAACGTTCAGAGTTTGATGGGTCTGTGAATCCGTCCACTGTCAGTGAGGGCTGAGAGGCATGGAACGTCTCCCCCACACGTTGGTTGAGCTCGTAGTAGGCTATTGAGCACCAAAAGGCCGGCTCTGAGTAAGTCACCGGCTGCAGGTCTACAGTAGAGGAAAGGCCAGTGAGATTCACCTCAAATACCCTCaatttgataaaacactgtttacatTCTGATAAAAAGATCTTACTAGGTGACAGACTATGATGTACTAATTGTCGTTTGCTCTGTCTGGCATCAGTGTTTATATCGTTTCAGTTGGGAAAGATTTGCATCTTACCCATGCTGTGATTGACAGGAGACAGAGTGCTGGGGGAAAGCTCTGCTGGAGAACCTGGCAAAGCAAACAGGAAGTCAACAATCTGACTGAGTGCACAAGAGGTCATAACATAGGTAAAAGGTGGATCAGATCAAAGATTCATGATGAAGCTGGTGACTGACTTGCAATGGAATGCTAAAATGctactgtaaacagacttgTTTACATCAGGATGATTACCAAAGATGCTGTTTCCATGACACTAGCCTTGTCTCCACTTcccaaatatttgtttgttgagATTATACAGTTTCAGTATATCTTAATTGATTGcataatgaattaaataaatgatgcaCAGACAATATTCagcatgttgctgctgttatcGTTACTCTTTACGGCACatcaaaaatgcaaacacacttgGATCTACAAGCTGCTATGTTGTGATCCAAAGGATGTGCCATGCTTTAAAAGTATAACTTTTactcaaatgtattttacagtCAAAAACTCAAGATGCCACCAGCTTTGAATGGAATAATAGGTAGCATTGCAACGCTCTCAAACTATTTGGTATTGTCATGAATCTTTGATATAAGATTGGCTTTTAATAACTGTGTTGCCTAATATTAATTTAACTAtttggtggggaaaaaaaccaaCAGATCTATtccatgtaaacaaacattttgacctggCTGGAGtggagaggcagacagacgAGGGATGTAGGAGGGGGTGCTAGTCTAGTGTACCTGTGTCCATACtttgattcatctgttgatcGCTGGCCTCCCCATCCTCACTGATGTAGCCTGGCGGAGGTGTTTCTGTTCAAATGatacagggagaaaaaaaaaaaaaaaagatttggtGTTATCATAATTTAATACAGCTGTTCAACCGACTGAACACAGATAAACATACTTTTACTAATATCACCATTTCTCTCCTGAAGTGATGTAAATAGTAGAAGCAGACGAAATTCACAGCTTTTACttgtatttcaaaaataatgcacCTCATACTAACCCCAGAATAAAGAGAATCActttacataaacaaactagAGATACTAAATAATATAGTGCATACTTCACTTTCAGACTTCTTTCAGCACATCTTGTAACCAGCAGTGCATTGTCAAATATAATCACTCACATCCAGTGCAAAGATAAACTAACCTGGTATATAGTTGTTTGGAGGTTCAATTCCTGCAGGAAAGTTTGTGTTCTCAGGTATGGAATGAGTGTAGTCATCCAGAGGTGGCAGCTCTGTCAGGATTTCTGAGTGTCTTGGCACAAGAACAGGAGGCAGCACTACATTGTTGGGTAAAAGAGTCAAAAGATCAGTGGAGATGAATTAGACTCATATCAGCTGTATACTTTTCCAAAATGATTGTCAATTATTTTAGTTAACAAGTTCTTTGAAagaaattttactttttttacatTCGCAACAGCAAAGATGGAATACTCGAACTTCCCATTGAAACATAAACTGAAATCTTAAACTAATTGATGGCTTTTTAAGGCAGGATGAAGCAGGTTCTATTGCAGAAACTGAAACTCTCATGAGAAAAGTTcgatattttgaaaaatatgctTCTTCACTTtgttgctgagagttagatgagaagattgacacactctcatgtctgtacaataAACATGAAGTTACAACCAGCAGCCAGTTGGCTAAGCAGAAAGACtgtaaacagctagcctggctctgtccacaggtaacaaaatccacctaacAGCACCTCTAcagttcactaattaacatgttttatctccTTTGTTTAATCTCTTCAAAAACTGGGGTGTTTTCTGGAATTTTGTTACCCATTTtgccagtctttatgctacACTTAACGAACCAGCTGCTGTCTGTAGCTTCAATATAAGTGTACAGACATGACCTTGTATTGATTGCATTTCCCAAAGTGTCGAACTATTCTTTCAGTTGACAAAAAGGAGGAagtctcaaaataaaaaaaagaaaaaaaagtgtgcaaCAGAGACTTGCCCATTTTTCAGATAATGGGCCAAAACTGTCTCAGTTTGCATCACACTAATGCTGTGGTCACTGTTAAGTTAAAGAAAATGCTACAAAGtcaaataacaaatatatttaaaatattactgCTCAGCATTCAGTTAAACTTTACTGATCTCAGTGGATGCCAACAGATTTAAGAGGAAACAATCATGCAGAAAACATTGAAATATGAGGACATGTCTATGTTTGAAGTGATAAACATCCACAGGACAGAATCATCTCACCTGGGGTCTCCACCCTCTGGTAGTGGTAGGGGTTGATGCAGACCTCATCCTTCTTGAGGTGGAAGGCATACTCACAGGCCTCGATGGCGCGCAGCTCGTGGTGGCTGTGAAGGTCCGGCCATCGCCACAAACGGCAGTAGATAACATGGGGAAGCCCCTTCCTGTGGGAGACCTGCAGGCGGCCATCCAGGGATCTGATTGGACAGCAAACAGGAGATGGAGGTGAGACAGGTAGGAGATACACAGGGGAGGGAGATGACATAATATGGCCAGGTAAGGGAGGGAAATGGAAATGGATTGGATTGAGTGGCGAGAACGAAACAAAGATGTTCTCAATGTCCGTCACCTCAAACATTGTAATGACAACTCTCCCACATCAAAGTTGTATGCAACACCATACAATAGTTGAGGATAGTCACCTGGTTTGGTCAGGGTAGCTGTATAGGCCTGATGTATCCCACTGTTCTATCGTATT
Protein-coding regions in this window:
- the LOC137192104 gene encoding immediate early response 3-interacting protein 1: MAFSLYSLIQAAILCVNAVAVLHEERFLSKIGWGVDQSVGGFGDEPGIKEQLMNLIRSVRTVMRVPLIAVNSVCIVLLLLFG
- the LOC137192092 gene encoding mothers against decapentaplegic homolog 2, producing the protein MSSILPFTPPVVKRLLGWKKSTSGPGGAGGGEQNGQEEKWCEKAVKSLVKKLKKTGQLDELEKAITTQNCNTKCVTIPSNCSEIWGLSTPNTIEQWDTSGLYSYPDQTRSLDGRLQVSHRKGLPHVIYCRLWRWPDLHSHHELRAIEACEYAFHLKKDEVCINPYHYQRVETPVLPPVLVPRHSEILTELPPLDDYTHSIPENTNFPAGIEPPNNYIPETPPPGYISEDGEASDQQMNQSMDTGSPAELSPSTLSPVNHSMDLQPVTYSEPAFWCSIAYYELNQRVGETFHASQPSLTVDGFTDPSNSERFCLGLLSNVNRNATVEMTRRHIGRGVRLYYIGGEVFAECLSDSAIFVQSPNCNQRYGWHPATVCKIPPGCNLKIFNNQEFAALLAQSVNQGFEAVYQLTRMCTIRMSFVKGWGAEYRRQTVTSTPCWIELHLNGPLQWLDKVLTQMGSPSARCSSMS